The nucleotide window CAATCAGTTGGTCAGGAAAGGCAGGGAGCGTGTTCAAAAAAAGCCGAACACTCCTGCGCTCAAACAGTGTCCTCAAAAGCGTGGCGTATGCACACGTGTCTATACTGCTACTCCTAAAAAACCGAATTCGGCCCTGAGGAAAGTGGCCAGAGTGCGCTTGACCAACGGCATTGAGGTTACTGCATACATACCAGGCGTGGGGCACAACCTTCAAGAGCATT belongs to Deltaproteobacteria bacterium and includes:
- a CDS encoding 30S ribosomal protein S12, whose translation is MPTINQLVRKGRERVQKKPNTPALKQCPQKRGVCTRVYTATPKKPNSALRKVARVRLTNGIEVTAYIPGVGHNLQEHSVVLVRGGRVKDLPGVRYHVVRGTLDSIGVQDRKQGRSKYGAKRSK